Proteins from one Desulfonema limicola genomic window:
- a CDS encoding 2-oxoacid:acceptor oxidoreductase family protein, translating to MSNTEKINKKPAIEPSQIEPNQIEQNRNEIIITGFGGQGIVLAGRILGMAAALGDKKESTLVQSYGPESRGGACCAQVIISDTIIQYPYIKTPDVLICMSQSAYEKYKDQLKPQGRLLTDKDLVNPDKKQDFLSIPATRMAEELGRTMMANIIMLGFAASVTSVTSEHAMKQAVISSVPKGTEDMNLKAFARGFDYGLSKLKGIEKKSSGKTGASA from the coding sequence ATGTCAAACACAGAAAAGATTAATAAAAAACCGGCTATTGAACCAAGTCAAATTGAACCAAATCAAATTGAGCAGAACAGAAATGAAATAATTATTACAGGATTTGGAGGACAGGGCATTGTTCTGGCTGGACGGATTCTTGGCATGGCGGCAGCTCTGGGTGATAAAAAAGAAAGCACCCTGGTTCAATCCTATGGCCCTGAATCCAGAGGAGGTGCCTGCTGCGCCCAGGTTATTATATCAGACACAATTATTCAATATCCTTATATAAAAACCCCTGATGTGCTTATATGTATGTCCCAGTCAGCTTATGAAAAATATAAAGACCAATTAAAACCCCAGGGCAGGCTTCTTACAGATAAGGATCTGGTAAATCCTGATAAAAAACAAGATTTTTTATCCATCCCTGCTACACGAATGGCTGAAGAACTGGGCCGGACAATGATGGCAAATATTATCATGCTGGGATTTGCCGCATCAGTAACATCAGTAACATCTGAACATGCAATGAAACAAGCTGTAATATCATCAGTGCCCAAAGGAACCGAAGACATGAATCTTAAAGCATTTGCCAGGGGCTTTGACTATGGTTTATCAAAGCTTAAAGGCATAGAAAAGAAATCATCCGGGAAAACAGGAGCAAGTGCATGA
- a CDS encoding thiamine pyrophosphate-dependent enzyme, whose translation MTQNPDKNAARQIHPLEDLVRTDRLPHIWCPGCGIGSVFTSCLSAVKKTGIPYNQFTMVSGIGCSGRGAGYINIDSFHTTHGRAIPFATGIKMARPDLNVIVFSGDGDLFAIGGNHFIHAARRNMDITVICVNNLTYGMTGGQAAATTPHLAKSSTTTIGNPENPFNLPFIAYASGATYVARWTMLHARDLADAVEDCLLRKGFSFIEVLSPCPINFGRRNKEKSLETLRKYHENTIIKNDANPAELDIDYSKGVILGKFVDIDKPSHDERYKSIYWPEEED comes from the coding sequence ATGACCCAAAATCCTGACAAAAATGCAGCCCGGCAGATTCATCCCTTAGAAGACCTTGTCCGAACAGACAGGCTACCTCATATCTGGTGTCCTGGATGCGGAATCGGTTCTGTTTTCACATCATGCCTGAGTGCTGTCAAGAAAACAGGGATACCCTATAATCAGTTTACTATGGTTTCAGGTATTGGATGTTCGGGAAGAGGAGCCGGATATATTAATATTGATTCATTTCACACAACCCACGGCAGGGCTATACCTTTTGCAACAGGGATAAAAATGGCAAGACCTGACTTAAATGTTATTGTTTTTTCAGGAGATGGCGATCTTTTTGCCATAGGAGGCAATCATTTTATCCATGCTGCACGAAGAAACATGGATATAACTGTAATCTGTGTTAATAATCTGACCTATGGAATGACCGGAGGCCAGGCTGCAGCCACAACACCGCACCTTGCCAAATCTTCAACCACAACAATCGGAAATCCTGAAAACCCCTTTAATCTGCCTTTTATAGCCTATGCTTCAGGCGCTACCTATGTTGCCAGATGGACAATGCTCCATGCCCGTGATCTTGCAGACGCTGTTGAAGACTGTCTGCTTCGCAAAGGATTCTCTTTTATTGAAGTCCTTTCGCCCTGTCCAATTAACTTCGGCAGGCGCAACAAGGAAAAATCCCTGGAAACCCTTAGAAAATATCATGAAAATACAATCATAAAAAATGATGCCAATCCAGCAGAACTTGATATTGATTACAGCAAAGGGGTAATTCTTGGGAAATTTGTGGATATTGACAAACCAAGCCATGATGAAAGATATAAGAGTATATACTGGCCTGAAGAGGAGGATTAA
- a CDS encoding 2-oxoacid:acceptor oxidoreductase subunit alpha: protein MKKAVLTGEHFINGDVACAEGAIAAGCRFFGGYPITPATEVAEHISVRLPQVGGTFIQMEDEIAAMTSILGGAWTGVKTMTSTSGPGFSLMMETVGLAVVTETPCVIVNVQRGGPSTGLPTMGGQADMMQAKWGSHGDYEIIALAPSSPQEMFDLTITAFNLSEKYRTPVFIMSDEIVGHMSEKVVIPDPKKIKTISRPKPAGKKDRFKLYKPGPNGVAPMPSIGEGYNIHVTGLTHDEKGYPVMSVETQKEMMDRLLGKIRNNLDDIIMTEGYKLEDAEIVIVSYGVSARTSFTAVDTARKMGIKAGLLRLITVWPFPEKLIEKLSKKIKGFVTVEINMGQICREVQRCAGGRVPSYLAGHAGGTIITPDEVLKVLTEEAF, encoded by the coding sequence ATGAAAAAAGCTGTCCTCACAGGTGAACATTTTATTAATGGAGATGTGGCCTGCGCTGAAGGCGCAATTGCAGCAGGATGCAGATTTTTCGGGGGATATCCCATCACCCCTGCAACAGAGGTTGCCGAGCATATATCTGTCAGGCTTCCCCAGGTTGGCGGAACCTTTATACAGATGGAAGACGAGATTGCAGCCATGACATCAATCTTGGGAGGTGCATGGACAGGGGTGAAAACCATGACATCAACCTCAGGACCTGGATTCAGTCTTATGATGGAAACTGTGGGACTTGCAGTTGTTACAGAAACCCCATGTGTTATTGTCAATGTTCAAAGGGGAGGACCTTCTACCGGACTTCCCACAATGGGGGGACAGGCTGACATGATGCAGGCAAAATGGGGTTCTCACGGAGATTATGAGATTATTGCATTAGCCCCGTCATCCCCACAGGAGATGTTTGATCTTACCATAACAGCATTTAATCTCAGTGAAAAATACAGAACACCGGTATTTATAATGTCTGATGAGATTGTAGGACATATGAGTGAAAAGGTTGTAATACCAGACCCAAAAAAGATCAAAACAATTTCAAGACCAAAACCCGCAGGCAAAAAAGACAGGTTTAAACTTTACAAGCCAGGGCCAAACGGCGTTGCACCCATGCCTTCCATTGGTGAGGGCTATAATATCCATGTAACAGGTCTGACCCATGATGAAAAAGGCTATCCTGTCATGTCTGTTGAAACCCAGAAAGAGATGATGGACAGACTTCTTGGAAAAATCAGGAACAACCTTGACGATATTATTATGACAGAAGGCTATAAGCTTGAAGATGCTGAAATAGTAATTGTTTCCTACGGGGTTTCGGCAAGAACAAGCTTTACCGCTGTTGATACAGCCAGGAAAATGGGAATTAAGGCTGGTCTTTTGCGCCTGATTACAGTATGGCCTTTTCCTGAAAAACTTATTGAAAAACTTTCAAAAAAGATTAAGGGATTTGTTACTGTTGAAATCAATATGGGCCAGATTTGCAGGGAGGTTCAGCGCTGTGCAGGAGGCAGGGTTCCATCCTACCTGGCAGGACACGCAGGGGGCACAATTATAACCCCTGATGAGGTATTGAAGGTATTAACAGAGGAGGCTTTCTGA
- a CDS encoding 4Fe-4S dicluster domain-containing protein has product MKYWRVPLDTNELEITRGIVHIIEDRCKGCGYCIEYCPMEILEFSKTFNTKGYHPPQVKNEDCLNCHYCELLCPEFAIFSVEAPAA; this is encoded by the coding sequence ATGAAATACTGGCGGGTTCCCCTTGATACAAATGAATTGGAAATTACACGGGGAATAGTTCATATTATTGAAGACAGGTGCAAAGGATGCGGTTATTGCATTGAGTATTGTCCCATGGAAATCCTTGAATTTTCCAAAACATTTAATACAAAAGGCTATCATCCTCCTCAAGTCAAGAATGAAGACTGCCTGAATTGTCATTATTGTGAACTGCTCTGCCCGGAATTTGCCATATTTTCGGTTGAAGCACCAGCAGCCTGA